A portion of the Sandaracinobacteroides saxicola genome contains these proteins:
- a CDS encoding sulfite exporter TauE/SafE family protein, protein MDLYLPIAEMSVNALLIILLGGGVGFLSGMFGVGGGFLTTPLLIFYGIPPAIAVASSATQITGSSVSGALAYWRRGGVDPKMGAVMVGGGLLGSVIGSIVFAWLKALGQIDVAIGIIYVLFLGGIGGLMLREVLGTMRRQNAGLPVQRRARRHHPLVAALPWRMRFPRSGLYISPLAPFLLGAAVGVLTVILGVGGGFIMVPAMLYLLGMSAAVVVGTSLFQIVFVTAFSTMLHAAQSQSVDIVLAVLLLLGGVVGARLGARAAETLPAERLRLFLALLVLAVAVRLAVQLTWRPPELFSIQLLA, encoded by the coding sequence ATGGACCTGTATCTGCCGATTGCGGAAATGTCCGTGAACGCGTTGCTGATCATCCTGCTGGGTGGCGGGGTGGGGTTCCTGTCGGGCATGTTCGGGGTGGGTGGCGGCTTTCTGACGACGCCGCTGCTGATCTTCTATGGCATTCCGCCGGCGATCGCGGTCGCTTCCTCGGCGACGCAGATCACCGGGTCCAGCGTGTCCGGCGCGCTGGCCTATTGGCGGCGGGGGGGCGTGGACCCGAAGATGGGCGCGGTGATGGTGGGCGGCGGGCTGCTGGGGTCGGTCATCGGCAGCATCGTCTTTGCCTGGCTGAAGGCGCTGGGGCAGATCGATGTGGCGATCGGCATCATCTATGTGCTGTTTCTGGGCGGCATCGGCGGGCTGATGCTGAGGGAGGTGCTGGGCACGATGCGCCGGCAAAACGCCGGTTTGCCGGTGCAACGGCGCGCGCGGCGGCATCATCCGCTGGTGGCGGCGCTGCCGTGGCGGATGCGATTCCCGCGCTCGGGCCTCTACATCTCGCCGCTGGCGCCCTTCCTGCTGGGGGCGGCGGTCGGCGTGCTGACGGTGATCCTGGGGGTGGGCGGCGGCTTCATCATGGTGCCGGCGATGCTCTATCTGCTGGGGATGAGCGCCGCGGTGGTGGTGGGCACCAGCCTGTTTCAGATCGTGTTCGTGACGGCGTTCAGCACGATGCTGCATGCCGCGCAGTCCCAGTCCGTCGATATCGTGCTTGCCGTGCTGCTGCTGCTGGGCGGCGTGGTGGGGGCGCGGCTGGGGGCGCGGGCGGCGGAGACGCTGCCCGCCGAACGGCTGCGGCTGTTCCTGGCGCTGCTGGTGCTGGCGGTGGCGGTGCGGCTGGCGGTGCAGCTGACCTGGCGGCCGCCGGAGCTGTTCTCGATCCAGTTGCTGGCATGA
- a CDS encoding M20/M25/M40 family metallo-hydrolase yields the protein MMRLLLLTALLLSSVVQAAEPADSAAKLRDAALGNGEAYRFLEAMTTEVPLRLAATESEAKAAAWLTARLKAMGFSNVRSERFPMPRFDRGVETASITAPFPQPLHITALGRSGATPPEGLEAEVVRFASLDDLRAVPDGSLTGRIAYVTHAMVRTQDGSSYGAAGAVRRSGPSIAAKKGAAAILIRSLGTDHQRNPHAGSNSWDAGQAPIPAAAMSLPDAEQLDRVFARGRPVTIRLVLTPRITTGTSQNVLAEIPGSDPVLGKEVVLIGGHYDAWDLATGAQDDASGCAIVVAAAKTILDAKLKPKRTIRVVLFGAEEPGIFGGRAYAEAHKAEVHALAAESDFGAGRVYQISSRVNEAALPVVRDMVRLVAPLGVSGTRDNDNRGGPDLVALAEAGVPTLEAQQDGLHYFDVHHTPDDTLDKVEPAALAQNSAVYAVIAWVAANSGVAFAPVKP from the coding sequence ATGATGCGCCTGCTGCTGTTGACCGCCCTGTTGCTGTCGTCCGTCGTCCAGGCCGCCGAGCCGGCGGACAGCGCGGCGAAGCTGCGCGACGCCGCGCTGGGCAATGGCGAGGCGTACAGGTTTCTGGAGGCGATGACCACCGAGGTGCCGCTGCGGCTGGCGGCGACCGAGAGCGAGGCGAAGGCGGCGGCCTGGCTGACGGCGCGGCTGAAGGCCATGGGGTTCAGCAATGTGCGCAGCGAGCGCTTTCCGATGCCGCGCTTCGATCGCGGCGTGGAGACGGCGAGCATCACCGCGCCCTTCCCGCAGCCGTTGCACATCACCGCGCTCGGGCGTTCGGGCGCCACGCCACCCGAAGGGCTGGAGGCGGAGGTGGTGCGCTTTGCCAGCCTGGACGATCTGCGCGCCGTGCCCGACGGCAGCCTGACGGGCAGGATCGCCTATGTCACGCACGCGATGGTGCGCACGCAGGACGGCAGCAGCTATGGCGCGGCGGGCGCGGTGCGACGGTCGGGGCCGTCGATTGCCGCAAAAAAGGGGGCGGCGGCGATCCTGATCCGGTCGCTGGGCACTGATCACCAGCGCAATCCCCATGCCGGCAGCAACAGCTGGGACGCCGGGCAGGCGCCGATTCCCGCCGCGGCGATGAGCCTGCCCGATGCCGAGCAGCTGGACCGGGTGTTCGCGCGCGGCAGGCCGGTGACGATCCGGCTGGTGCTGACGCCCCGGATCACCACCGGCACCAGCCAGAATGTACTGGCGGAGATCCCGGGCAGCGATCCGGTGCTGGGCAAGGAGGTGGTGCTGATCGGCGGGCATTATGACGCCTGGGACCTGGCGACCGGCGCGCAGGACGATGCATCGGGCTGTGCCATTGTCGTGGCCGCGGCAAAGACGATCCTGGACGCAAAGCTGAAACCGAAACGGACGATCCGCGTGGTGCTGTTCGGTGCCGAGGAGCCGGGGATCTTTGGCGGCCGCGCCTATGCCGAGGCCCACAAGGCCGAGGTCCACGCACTGGCGGCGGAAAGCGATTTCGGTGCCGGACGGGTGTACCAGATCTCGTCGCGCGTGAACGAGGCGGCGCTGCCGGTGGTGCGCGACATGGTGCGGCTGGTGGCGCCGCTGGGGGTGTCGGGCACGCGCGACAATGACAATCGCGGCGGGCCGGACCTGGTGGCGCTGGCGGAGGCCGGCGTGCCGACGCTGGAGGCGCAGCAGGACGGACTGCATTATTTCGACGTGCACCACACGCCGGACGACACGCTGGACAAGGTGGAACCGGCGGCGCTGGCGCAGAACAGCGCGGTCTATGCGGTCATCGCCTGGGTGGCGGCCAACAGCGGGGTGGCGTTCGCACCCGTCAAACCTTGA
- a CDS encoding enoyl-CoA hydratase/isomerase family protein has translation MTEPLLIESHRDGALEIVTLNRPEVLNALDRPLIDALNTYFEGLVERDPVRVVILRGEGRAFCAGLDLKSPSNSLHTGVRAALDVQQRIARIVQRMRRCPQPVIALVQGAACGGGFSLALASDVRIAAPDARMNAAYINIGLSSCDIGCSYLLPRLIGASVAAELMLTARFLTAERAEKLGFTSETVAADKLLDTGLALADEMLAKNPMGLRLTKQGLAMNIDAPSLEAAMALEDRQQVLLTATADHREAIGAFLDKRPPAWRDS, from the coding sequence GTGACCGAACCGCTGCTGATCGAATCGCACCGCGACGGCGCGCTGGAAATCGTCACCCTCAACCGCCCCGAGGTGCTGAACGCGCTCGACCGGCCGCTGATCGACGCGCTGAACACCTATTTCGAGGGGTTGGTCGAGCGGGACCCTGTCCGCGTCGTCATCCTGCGCGGGGAGGGCCGCGCCTTCTGCGCCGGGCTGGACCTGAAATCGCCGTCGAACAGCCTGCACACGGGCGTGCGCGCCGCGCTCGACGTGCAGCAGCGCATCGCCCGCATCGTCCAGCGCATGCGCCGCTGCCCGCAGCCGGTCATCGCCCTGGTGCAGGGCGCGGCCTGCGGCGGCGGCTTCAGCCTGGCGCTGGCGTCGGACGTGCGCATCGCCGCGCCCGACGCGCGGATGAACGCCGCCTACATCAACATCGGGCTGTCATCCTGCGACATCGGCTGTTCCTATCTGCTGCCGCGCCTGATCGGCGCCAGCGTCGCCGCCGAGCTGATGCTGACGGCGCGGTTTCTGACCGCCGAACGCGCCGAAAAACTGGGTTTCACCAGTGAAACGGTCGCGGCGGACAAATTGCTCGATACCGGCCTCGCGCTCGCCGACGAGATGCTGGCGAAAAATCCCATGGGCCTGCGCCTCACCAAACAGGGCCTGGCCATGAACATCGACGCGCCGAGCCTGGAGGCCGCCATGGCACTGGAGGACCGGCAGCAGGTGCTGCTGACCGCCACCGCCGATCACCGCGAGGCGATCGGCGCCTTCCTGGATAAACGCCCGCCCGCCTGGCGCGACAGCTGA
- the pepN gene encoding aminopeptidase N, with translation MHNAEAPHAPTRLIDYRPPDWLVPQVKLRFELEAQRTLVHATLHVVRNGAHDRPLRLDGQALELLHLAVDGAAHDHRLADEKLTIALGADAAVVETSVAIAPAANTRLMGLYASGGLLCTQCEAEGFRRITFFPDRPDVLSLYSVRLEADAAAYPVLLANGNPGATGALPDGRHFAEWDDPIPKPCYLFAAVAGDLSALSDRFTTMSGREVALNIWTAAADVARCGHAMAALKASMAWDERVYGREYDLDVFNIVAVADFNFGAMENKGLNIFNSKYVLADAETATDWDFDSIAGIVAHEYFHNWSGNRVTCRDWFQLSLKEGFTVFRDQQFSADQGSAAVKRIEDVRGLRGMQFAEDAGPLAHPVRPDSYVEISNFYTATIYNKGAEIIRMMHRLLGEARFRAASDSYFAANDGRAATVEDFLAAMAGQGLDADTFARWYRTRGTPVVAAALSHDAEAATATLTLRQSNPRAPDAAPLPIPLATALFGRQTGARLGEERLILLDQAETRVTFEAVREPPVLSINRGFSAPVLVQAAQSADDLAFLAAHDDDGFGRYEAMQQLLLNALIQSAGGGGTAGQEAVIAAVRATLRQADADPAFVAETVLLPAEALIGDRMGEVDPEAIHAAREALRRTLSGALREEWWALFHGLADTDFALTPLAKGRRRLRGVALGMLMAGDDHEATAAAFLMFADAATMTDRMAALGALANSRAVEREEALRLFEARHGADANAMDKWYAVQAASSRPDTLAAVRRLQQRADYSPANPNRLRSLVLTFANNQLRFHAADGGGYDFLTETLLAVDAINPQSAARLAAPLGRWKRFDAGRAGLMRRALERIRATPGLSKDVQEMVSNSLEG, from the coding sequence ATGCACAATGCCGAAGCTCCGCACGCGCCCACCCGACTGATCGATTACCGCCCGCCGGACTGGCTGGTTCCACAGGTAAAACTGCGTTTCGAACTTGAAGCGCAGCGGACGCTGGTGCACGCGACGCTGCATGTCGTGCGCAACGGCGCGCATGACCGGCCGTTGCGGCTGGACGGGCAGGCGCTGGAGCTGCTGCATCTGGCGGTCGATGGCGCGGCGCACGACCATCGCCTTGCCGATGAAAAGCTGACCATCGCGCTGGGCGCCGATGCGGCGGTGGTGGAGACGAGCGTCGCCATCGCCCCGGCGGCGAACACGCGGCTGATGGGGCTTTATGCCAGCGGCGGCCTGCTGTGCACGCAATGCGAAGCCGAAGGGTTCCGGCGGATCACCTTCTTCCCGGATCGGCCGGACGTGCTGAGCCTCTATTCGGTGAGGCTGGAGGCCGATGCGGCGGCCTATCCGGTGCTGCTGGCGAACGGCAATCCCGGCGCGACGGGCGCGTTGCCCGATGGCCGGCATTTCGCCGAGTGGGACGATCCGATCCCCAAGCCCTGTTACCTGTTCGCCGCGGTGGCGGGCGACCTTTCGGCGCTGTCCGACCGGTTCACCACCATGTCCGGGCGGGAGGTGGCGCTGAACATCTGGACGGCGGCGGCGGACGTGGCGCGCTGCGGCCATGCCATGGCGGCGCTGAAGGCGAGCATGGCGTGGGACGAGCGCGTCTATGGCCGGGAATATGACCTGGATGTCTTCAACATCGTGGCGGTCGCCGATTTCAATTTCGGCGCGATGGAGAACAAGGGGCTGAACATCTTCAACAGCAAATATGTGCTGGCCGATGCCGAGACCGCGACCGACTGGGATTTCGACAGCATCGCCGGCATCGTGGCGCATGAATATTTCCACAACTGGAGCGGCAACCGGGTGACCTGCCGCGACTGGTTCCAGCTGAGCCTGAAGGAAGGCTTCACCGTGTTCCGCGACCAGCAGTTCAGCGCCGACCAGGGGTCCGCGGCGGTGAAGCGCATCGAGGATGTGCGCGGCCTGCGCGGCATGCAGTTCGCCGAGGACGCCGGCCCGCTGGCGCATCCGGTGCGGCCCGACAGCTATGTGGAGATCAGCAATTTCTATACCGCGACCATCTATAACAAGGGCGCGGAGATCATCCGGATGATGCACCGGCTGCTGGGCGAGGCGCGGTTCCGGGCGGCGAGCGATTCCTATTTCGCCGCGAACGATGGCCGGGCGGCGACGGTGGAGGATTTCCTGGCGGCGATGGCGGGACAGGGGCTGGACGCAGACACCTTCGCGCGCTGGTACCGGACGCGCGGCACGCCGGTGGTGGCGGCGGCGCTGTCGCACGATGCCGAGGCAGCGACCGCGACGCTGACGCTGCGGCAGTCGAACCCGCGGGCGCCGGACGCCGCGCCGCTGCCGATCCCGCTGGCGACCGCGCTGTTCGGCCGGCAGACGGGCGCGCGGCTGGGCGAGGAGCGGCTGATCCTGCTGGACCAGGCCGAAACGCGGGTGACGTTCGAGGCGGTGCGCGAACCGCCGGTGCTCTCGATCAACCGGGGCTTCTCCGCACCGGTGCTGGTGCAGGCGGCGCAGTCGGCGGACGACCTGGCATTCCTGGCGGCGCATGATGACGACGGGTTCGGCCGCTATGAGGCGATGCAGCAGCTTTTGCTGAACGCGCTCATTCAATCCGCGGGCGGTGGCGGCACGGCGGGGCAGGAGGCGGTGATCGCGGCGGTGCGGGCGACGCTGCGCCAGGCCGACGCCGACCCGGCCTTCGTGGCGGAGACCGTCCTGCTGCCGGCCGAGGCGCTGATCGGCGACCGGATGGGCGAGGTGGATCCGGAGGCGATCCACGCGGCGCGGGAAGCGTTGCGGCGGACGCTGTCGGGGGCGCTGCGCGAGGAGTGGTGGGCGCTGTTCCACGGGCTGGCGGACACGGATTTCGCGCTGACGCCGCTGGCCAAGGGCCGGCGGCGGTTGCGCGGCGTGGCGCTGGGCATGCTGATGGCCGGGGATGACCATGAGGCGACCGCGGCGGCGTTCCTGATGTTCGCGGATGCCGCCACCATGACCGACCGGATGGCGGCGCTGGGGGCGCTGGCGAACAGCCGGGCGGTGGAGCGCGAGGAGGCGCTGCGCCTGTTCGAGGCGCGGCACGGCGCGGACGCCAACGCCATGGACAAATGGTATGCGGTGCAGGCGGCCTCCTCCCGACCCGACACGCTGGCGGCGGTGCGCCGGCTGCAACAGCGCGCGGACTATTCGCCGGCGAACCCGAACCGGTTGCGGTCCCTGGTGCTGACCTTTGCCAACAACCAGCTGCGCTTCCATGCGGCGGATGGCGGCGGCTATGATTTCCTCACCGAGACGCTGCTGGCGGTGGATGCCATCAACCCGCAGTCGGCGGCGCGGCTGGCGGCGCCGCTGGGGCGGTGGAAGCGGTTCGACGCGGGGCGCGCGGGCCTGATGCGCCGCGCGCTGGAGCGGATCCGCGCCACGCCCGGCCTGTCGAAGGATGTTCAGGAAATGGTCAGCAACAGCCTCGAAGGTTAG
- the trmFO gene encoding methylenetetrahydrofolate--tRNA-(uracil(54)-C(5))-methyltransferase (FADH(2)-oxidizing) TrmFO: MTPVHIIGGGLAGSEAAWQLAEAGIAVVIHEMRGIEATPAHHTTDLAELVCSNSFRSDDPEHNAVGLLHAEMRAMESLILREADRARVPAGSALAVDREQFAAGVTAALAAHPNVTIVRERIDSPPAGWGPTIIATGPLTAAPLAAYIASLTGEDHLAFFDAIAPIVHADSIDRGIVWAQSRYDKGEADYLNCPMDKEQYYAFIEALLAGEKTSFKEWEANTPYFQACMPIEVMAERGPETLRWGPMKPVGLRDPRFGKRPWAVVQLRQDNAMATLFNIVGFQTKLKHAEQVRIFRTIPGLEQAEFARLGGLHRNSFIRSPLLLDDRLRLRAEPRLRFAGQITGCEGYVESAAIGLLAGRFTAADLRGATLPPPPPTTAIGALLHHITGGAEADSFQPMNVNFGLFPPLHDIHKKSRKAAHAARARAALADWLNA; the protein is encoded by the coding sequence ATGACACCCGTTCACATCATCGGCGGCGGCCTTGCCGGCAGCGAGGCCGCCTGGCAGCTGGCCGAGGCCGGCATTGCGGTCGTCATCCACGAAATGCGCGGCATCGAGGCGACGCCGGCCCACCACACCACGGACCTTGCCGAACTGGTCTGCTCCAACAGCTTCCGCAGCGACGATCCCGAACACAATGCCGTCGGCCTGCTGCATGCCGAGATGCGCGCCATGGAAAGCCTCATCCTGCGCGAGGCCGACAGGGCGCGGGTGCCCGCCGGCAGCGCGCTGGCCGTCGACCGCGAGCAGTTCGCAGCCGGCGTCACCGCCGCGCTGGCCGCCCATCCCAACGTCACCATCGTGCGCGAGCGCATCGATTCGCCGCCCGCCGGCTGGGGCCCCACCATCATCGCCACCGGGCCGCTGACCGCCGCGCCGCTGGCGGCGTATATCGCCAGCCTTACCGGCGAAGACCATCTCGCCTTCTTCGACGCCATCGCCCCCATCGTCCACGCCGACAGCATCGACCGCGGCATCGTGTGGGCGCAAAGCCGCTATGACAAGGGCGAGGCCGATTATCTCAACTGTCCGATGGACAAGGAGCAATATTACGCCTTCATCGAGGCCCTGCTGGCCGGCGAGAAGACCAGTTTCAAGGAATGGGAGGCGAACACCCCCTATTTCCAGGCCTGCATGCCGATCGAGGTGATGGCCGAACGCGGCCCGGAAACGCTGCGCTGGGGGCCGATGAAACCCGTCGGCCTGCGCGACCCGAGGTTCGGCAAGCGCCCCTGGGCGGTGGTGCAGCTGCGGCAGGACAATGCCATGGCGACGCTGTTCAACATCGTCGGCTTCCAGACCAAGCTGAAGCATGCCGAACAGGTCCGCATCTTCCGCACCATCCCCGGCCTGGAACAGGCCGAGTTCGCCCGCCTGGGCGGCCTGCACCGCAACAGCTTCATCCGCTCGCCACTGCTGCTGGATGACCGGCTGCGCCTGCGCGCCGAGCCGAGGCTTCGCTTCGCCGGCCAGATCACGGGGTGCGAGGGCTATGTCGAAAGCGCGGCGATTGGCCTGCTGGCGGGCCGTTTCACGGCCGCCGATCTGCGGGGTGCGACGCTGCCGCCCCCGCCGCCGACCACCGCCATCGGGGCGCTGCTGCACCACATCACCGGCGGTGCGGAGGCCGACAGCTTCCAGCCGATGAACGTCAACTTCGGCCTGTTCCCGCCGCTGCACGACATCCACAAGAAAAGCCGCAAGGCCGCCCACGCCGCCCGCGCCCGCGCCGCGCTGGCGGACTGGCTGAACGCCTGA
- a CDS encoding TIGR02186 family protein, whose translation MIRALLLWLLWAGAALAAEPRLVTDLSQSRIDISYRFAGAELLIYGAIQYPGGRTPGDEPGIAIVVRGPTAPLTLRQKERIAGIWMNTRAVRFESAPGFYAVATTAPVRELLDERNAAIYEIGLQHLQLSPATAVDPATTRAFQDGLLALRARAGLYVEQPGGVRVTENVLYRARIPIPSAVPVGEYRAEIYLIRKGRVLARSTTPIVIDKTGFERGVWRFAQEHSIAYGLLAVGIALFAGWAAGLVTRRKG comes from the coding sequence ATGATCCGGGCGTTGCTGCTGTGGCTGCTGTGGGCCGGCGCCGCGCTGGCGGCCGAGCCGCGGCTGGTGACCGACCTGTCGCAGAGCCGGATCGACATCAGTTACCGCTTCGCCGGCGCGGAGCTGCTGATCTATGGCGCGATCCAGTATCCCGGCGGGCGCACGCCGGGGGACGAGCCGGGGATCGCCATCGTGGTGCGCGGCCCGACGGCGCCGCTGACGCTGCGGCAGAAGGAGCGCATCGCCGGCATCTGGATGAACACGCGCGCCGTGCGGTTCGAGAGCGCGCCCGGCTTCTATGCGGTGGCGACGACGGCGCCGGTGCGCGAGCTGTTGGATGAGCGCAACGCGGCGATCTATGAGATCGGCCTGCAGCACCTGCAACTGTCGCCGGCGACCGCGGTCGATCCGGCGACGACGCGCGCCTTTCAGGACGGATTGCTGGCGCTCCGGGCGCGCGCGGGCCTTTATGTCGAGCAGCCCGGCGGCGTGCGCGTGACGGAGAATGTGCTGTATCGCGCGCGCATTCCCATTCCCAGCGCGGTGCCGGTGGGGGAATATCGCGCGGAAATCTACCTGATCCGCAAGGGCCGGGTGCTGGCGCGCTCCACCACGCCGATCGTCATCGACAAGACCGGGTTCGAGCGCGGGGTGTGGCGCTTCGCGCAGGAGCACAGCATCGCCTATGGCCTGCTGGCGGTGGGAATCGCGCTGTTCGCCGGCTGGGCGGCGGGGCTGGTCACTCGACGCAAGGGCTGA
- a CDS encoding M16 family metallopeptidase: protein MRFFVMMLAAAAALVQPLHARGGPTPMPTAKLAKVQALAPAPLSELVRKVDIPFERFVLPNGLTVIVHTDRKAPLVHVGVWYKVGSRDEPLGKGGFAHLFEHLMFYGSQHHDDEHFRPLEEVGATDSNGTTSFDRTNYFQTVPTPALDLALFLESDRMGWLLPAVTQAKLDRQRDVVKNEKREGDNQPFGQVGYALFGNLFPADHPYSVTSIGNPADLDAATLDTVRGWFRTHYGPNNAVLVLAGDIDLATARPLVERYFGNIPAGPTPADFAAPLPVRTETTRVTLSDAVSAPRLFRAWVVPGRKDAAVPLVDVALTVLADGATSRLYDALVRRERLAVGVSGGISPLDKASVATLIVDLRPGVDPAVVERRVDALLAEFLKSGASADEVSRVATRAVAQTVRGLERIGGFGGKGAVLAEGELYAGDPGDFRRELGVYAGATPARVLAAARQWLSKGDLRLNVVPGERKEAEIRVAQAPRVIETPERPAAAAPLSAGIDRSRGLPPAGPATQLRLPALERATLSNGIDVLLARVPAVPVVRIAFSRPGGSSSDDRAKPGAHAIMLAMLDEGSNGRLGALTGPDIARLQERLGASISASSTLDRTRVTLSALTPNLAASVALFADVIRAPAFPADQLERVRGQALAGLAAAEKDPDALAINALPPLMYGAAHPYGLSFNGQGTVAGVGALTRADVLVRHDAALRPEGATLIVVGDTTMAGVKPLLESAFGDWRGRGGDLPPPAGAVTAAGVSPRILLIDRPGAPQSVVMAGRAMAATGAEDRIALAAANDIFGGQTTARLNQSLREAKGWAYGASASVAPTRLQMPFLLSSSVQTDRTGAAIAEIRRLLGAFAGTAPPTRAELDRVVANSIRSLPGDFETGAALLGSLERKLNLGRPDDYFATLPKRLEALTPADVVAAGYPGPDALVWVVVGDATLVEPQLKGLGLPVERRSDPDSRSGSGASRPHP from the coding sequence ATGCGCTTTTTCGTGATGATGCTGGCGGCCGCGGCTGCCCTGGTGCAACCGCTGCATGCCCGGGGCGGGCCCACCCCGATGCCGACGGCGAAACTGGCGAAGGTGCAGGCTTTGGCGCCGGCGCCGCTGTCCGAGCTGGTGCGCAAGGTCGACATTCCGTTCGAGCGGTTCGTGCTGCCCAATGGCCTGACGGTGATCGTGCATACCGACCGCAAGGCGCCGCTGGTGCATGTCGGCGTCTGGTACAAGGTGGGCAGCCGTGACGAGCCGCTGGGCAAGGGCGGCTTCGCGCACCTTTTCGAGCATCTGATGTTCTATGGCAGCCAGCATCATGACGACGAGCATTTCCGGCCGCTGGAGGAAGTGGGCGCCACCGACAGCAACGGCACCACCAGTTTCGACCGCACCAATTATTTCCAGACGGTGCCGACGCCGGCGCTGGACCTGGCGCTGTTCCTGGAGAGCGACCGCATGGGCTGGTTGTTGCCGGCGGTGACGCAGGCGAAGCTGGACCGGCAGCGCGACGTGGTGAAGAATGAGAAGCGCGAGGGTGACAACCAGCCGTTCGGCCAGGTCGGCTATGCGCTGTTCGGCAACCTGTTCCCGGCGGACCACCCATACAGCGTGACTTCGATCGGCAACCCGGCGGACCTGGACGCGGCGACGCTGGACACGGTGCGCGGCTGGTTCCGCACCCATTATGGCCCGAATAATGCCGTGCTGGTGCTGGCCGGCGACATCGATCTGGCGACCGCGCGCCCGCTGGTGGAGCGTTATTTCGGCAATATCCCGGCGGGGCCGACGCCGGCGGATTTCGCGGCGCCGCTGCCGGTGCGCACGGAAACGACGCGGGTGACGCTGAGCGATGCGGTGTCCGCGCCAAGGCTGTTCCGCGCCTGGGTGGTGCCGGGGCGGAAGGATGCCGCCGTGCCGCTGGTGGATGTGGCGCTGACGGTGCTGGCGGACGGCGCGACCTCGCGCCTCTATGATGCGCTGGTGCGGCGGGAGCGGCTGGCGGTGGGGGTGAGCGGCGGCATCAGCCCGCTGGACAAGGCGAGCGTGGCGACCTTGATCGTCGACCTGCGGCCCGGTGTCGATCCGGCGGTGGTGGAGCGCCGCGTCGATGCGCTGTTGGCAGAGTTCCTGAAAAGCGGCGCGAGTGCCGACGAGGTTTCCCGCGTGGCGACGCGCGCGGTGGCGCAGACGGTGCGCGGGTTGGAGCGCATCGGCGGCTTCGGCGGCAAGGGCGCGGTGCTGGCGGAAGGCGAGCTTTATGCCGGCGACCCCGGCGATTTCCGGCGCGAGCTGGGGGTCTATGCCGGCGCGACGCCGGCGCGGGTGCTGGCGGCGGCGCGGCAATGGCTGTCGAAGGGCGACCTGCGGCTGAACGTGGTGCCGGGCGAGCGCAAGGAGGCGGAAATCCGCGTGGCGCAGGCGCCGCGGGTGATCGAGACGCCGGAAAGGCCGGCGGCGGCCGCGCCGCTGTCGGCGGGGATCGACCGCAGCCGGGGCCTGCCGCCGGCGGGACCGGCGACGCAGCTGCGGCTGCCGGCACTGGAGCGGGCGACCCTGTCGAACGGGATCGATGTGCTGCTGGCGCGGGTGCCGGCGGTGCCGGTGGTGCGCATCGCCTTCAGCCGGCCCGGCGGCAGCAGCAGCGACGACCGGGCGAAACCGGGCGCCCATGCGATCATGCTGGCGATGCTGGACGAGGGCAGCAACGGCCGGCTGGGCGCCCTGACCGGGCCGGACATCGCGCGGCTGCAGGAGCGGCTGGGGGCGTCGATCTCGGCGAGTTCGACGCTCGACCGGACGCGGGTGACGCTGAGCGCGCTGACGCCCAACCTGGCGGCCAGCGTGGCGCTGTTCGCCGACGTGATCCGCGCCCCGGCCTTTCCAGCGGACCAGCTGGAGCGGGTGCGCGGGCAGGCGCTGGCGGGGCTGGCGGCGGCGGAGAAGGATCCGGATGCGCTGGCGATCAACGCGCTGCCGCCGTTGATGTACGGCGCGGCGCACCCCTATGGCCTGAGCTTCAATGGCCAGGGGACGGTGGCGGGCGTGGGCGCGCTGACACGGGCGGATGTGCTGGTTCGGCACGACGCGGCGCTGCGGCCGGAGGGCGCGACGCTGATCGTGGTGGGGGACACGACGATGGCGGGCGTGAAGCCGCTGCTCGAATCGGCCTTTGGCGACTGGCGCGGGCGGGGGGGCGACCTGCCGCCGCCGGCCGGCGCGGTAACGGCGGCGGGGGTGTCGCCGCGCATCCTGCTGATCGACCGGCCGGGGGCGCCGCAGTCCGTGGTCATGGCCGGGCGGGCGATGGCGGCGACCGGCGCGGAGGACCGCATCGCGCTGGCGGCGGCGAACGACATTTTCGGCGGGCAGACGACGGCGCGGCTGAACCAGAGTTTGCGCGAGGCCAAGGGCTGGGCCTATGGCGCGTCGGCCAGCGTGGCGCCGACGCGGTTGCAGATGCCGTTCCTGCTGAGTTCGTCGGTGCAGACCGACCGGACGGGGGCGGCGATCGCGGAAATCCGCCGGCTGCTGGGGGCGTTTGCCGGCACGGCGCCACCGACCCGGGCGGAGCTGGACCGGGTGGTGGCGAACAGCATCCGCAGCCTGCCGGGCGATTTCGAGACCGGCGCGGCGCTGCTCGGCTCGCTGGAGCGGAAGCTGAACCTGGGGCGGCCGGACGATTATTTCGCGACGCTGCCGAAGCGGCTGGAGGCGCTGACACCGGCGGATGTCGTGGCGGCGGGCTATCCGGGGCCGGACGCGCTGGTCTGGGTGGTGGTGGGCGACGCGACGCTGGTGGAGCCGCAGCTCAAGGGGCTGGGGTTGCCGGTGGAGCGGCGAAGCGATCCTGATAGCCGTTCGGGAAGCGGTGCTTCGCGCCCCCATCCTTGA